The Synchiropus splendidus isolate RoL2022-P1 chromosome 11, RoL_Sspl_1.0, whole genome shotgun sequence genome contains a region encoding:
- the LOC128767354 gene encoding equilibrative nucleobase transporter 1-like — MACPKFKPLFFLTFITGLVECLCFAGVIFGWAALVFVLKSEGYFESLCVNVTSANGTQTVDCSIQDEQFSLVFTIASFMNNFSTLPSGFLFDRFGTLVARICAICIYTGGMLMVGLSSPAIAILLFPAMCCIAVGGSLILISNIQVGNLFGPRRFTVITLYNGAFDSSAALFFVLKLIHETGISFHAFFLFIAACSIIHLLRTFFLLPKGLIPHPLPENYSFGSPCSKSKTSELPPNKLTIEPAVPEIPEKTFRECVLSRLFLLHLVWLSVMQLRHYLFIGTLNPMLLRLSNGDPSLVSEYINAFSITQMCGVLCAPWNGLIMDRHKGKPRAEGMSEQEADLNSSWLSLLLTALQCFLFSLCASTASLPLQYLTFILQVLNRSFLYGGNAAFLSVAFPSYHFGKLYGLVMSVSAVVSLLQYPCFTLVKDVLGGDPLYVNIGLMIFSLLAFLHPLSVYLHCRKLISQRAANKA; from the exons ATGGCATGCCCAAAATTCAAGCCGCtgttcttcctcaccttcatcacagGTCTGGTCGAGTGTCTATGTTTCGCTGGAGTCATCTTCGGATGGGCGGCCCTGGTTTTCGTCCTGAAATCAGAGGGCTACTTTGAGTCACTGTGTGTCAACGTCACAAGTGCCAACGGAACACAGACAGTGG ATTGCAGTATTCAAGATGAGCAATTCTCACTGGTCTTCACCATCGCATCCTTCATGAATAATTTCTCTACGTTACCCAGTGGTTTCCTTTTTGACCGTTTCGGGACTTTGGTGGCTCGGATCTGCGCCAT ATGTATTTACACTGGAGGCATGTTGATGGTGGGCCTCTCATCTCCAG CGATCGCCATCCTGCTGTTCCCAGCGATGTGCTGCATTGCAGTCGGAGGAAGCCTGATTCTGATCTCCAATATTCAG GTTGGAAATCTTTTTGGCCCTCGACGCTTCACCGTCATCACTCTCTACAACGGAGCGTTTGACTCCTCAGCAGCTCTCTTCTTTGTCCTAAAG CTCATTCATGAAACTGGGATCTCCTTCCACGCTTTCTTCCTGTTTATAGCCGCCTGCAGCATCATTCATCTGCTCAGAACATTTTTCCTGTTGCCCAAAGGCTTAATTCCACACCCATTGCCAGAGAACTACTCATTCGG ATCACCCTGCTCTAAGTCAAAGACGTCTGAGCTGCCCCCCAATAAGTTGACCATAGAGCCTGCTGTACCAG AGATTCCTGAAAAAACGTTCCGAGAATGTGTTCTATCAAGGCTGTTTTTGCTCCACCTCGTCTGGTTGTCGGTCATGCAGCTCAGACATTACCTCTTCATCGGCACGCTGAACCCCATGCTGCTCCGTCTGAGCAACGGAGATCCCTCTCTAG tGAGCGAGTATATCAACGCGTTTTCAATCACCCAGATGTGCGGCGTGTTGTGTGCTCCATGGAATGGACTCATCATGGACAGACACAAGGGCAAGCCTCGAGCTGAAG GGATGAGTGAGCAGGAGGCTGATCTCAACTCTTCTTGGCTCTCGCTGCTCCTGACGGCGCTGCAGTGTTTTCTCTTCTCACTGTGCGCGTCCACGGCCTCCCTTCCTCTCCAgtacctcaccttcatcctgcaAGTGCTCAATCGTTCCTTCCTGTATGGCGGCAACGCAGCATTCCTCAGTGTGGC ATTCCCCTCATACCACTTTGGAAAACTGTACGGCCTGGTCATGAGTGTGTCTGCTGTAGTTTCTCTGCTGCAGTACCCCTGTTTCACTCTCGTGAAGGATGTTCTGGGTGGAGATCCTCTATAT GTCAACATTGGCCTGATGATTTTCAGCCTGCTGGCCTTCCTTCACCCTCTGTCCGTTTACCTGCACTGTCGAAAACTCATTTCTCAGCGAGCAGCAAACAAAGCTTAA
- the smtnl1 gene encoding smoothelin-like 1: MEEAARKTEPSEITLDSDPDNQTGETQVSGREDSVVSASVEEAHEEAKVTEENEKEEGIEPEKTEEDADTADKDEAQASELEVEDHDQDKKPCDAEADNSTPKEESQDKDKQEKKTEERTDESKNNETGEAEVELKDQSNETKAVENEKVENDLNQKTSRGAEKKKAKTKEAKVEEKETEALKESEKQGKTKRKSAPPSLSRPRPSARAMRASAKKDIIAKFQQGAPETPIPCNFKIQKSSTALATGASIKQKMLQWCRNKTRKYEGINIENFSSSWCDGMAFCALIHRFFPDAFDFSTLNPKEREKNFTLAFRTAESLADCCPLLEVEDMLMMGNNPDPMCVFTYVQSLCHSLTKIEKERKDKEKEKANEENKQKEDAAEEISTEKDDGELGGETVDVENKNNEEGEETHNTCEAGENGCALVEAES, from the exons ATGGAAGAAGCAGCCAGAAAAACAGAGCCTTCAGAGATCACTCTTGATTCTGACCCCGACAACCAG ACAGGTGAGACACAGGTGTCGGGGAGAGAGGATTCAGTAGTATCAGCCAGTGTGGAAGAAGCACATGAAGAAGCGAAGGTGACGGAGGAGAATGAGAAAGAGGAAGGTATAGAACCGGAAAAGACAGAAGAGGATGCTGATACAGCAGACAAGGATGAAGCTCAGGCATCTGAGTTAGAAGTCGAAGATCATGACCAGGACAAGAAGCCCTGTGATGCAGAGGCTGACAACTCAACACCAAAAGAAGAAAGTCAGGACAAAgacaagcaagaaaaaaagacagaggagaGAACAGATGAATCAAAGAACAATGAAACAGGGGAAGCTGAGGTGGAGTTGAAGGACCAAAGCAATGAGACTAAAgcagttgaaaatgaaaaggtcgAGAATGATTTGAACCAGAAGACTTCAAGAGGAgcggaaaaaaagaaagcgaAAACCAAAGAAGCTAAAGTAGAGGAGAAGGAAACAGAAGCTCTGAAGGAATCTGAGAAGCAAGGGAAGACAAAGAGAAAAAGCGCACCTCCTTCTTTGTCTCGCCCCAGACCCTCTGCTAGAGCCATGAGGGCTTCTGCGAAGAAGGATATCATCGCCAAGTTCCAACAGGGTGCCCCAGA GACTCCGATACCATGCaatttcaaaattcaaaagTCATCGACAGCTCTGGCCACAGGTGCTTCGATTAAACAGAAGATGCTTCAGTGGTGTCGCAACAAGACCCGAAAGTATGAG GGCATCAACATTGAGAACTTCTCATCTTCCTGGTGTGATGGAATGGCTTTCTGCGCGCTCATCCATCGTTTCTTTCCAGACGCCTTCGACTTCAGCACTTTGAACCcgaaagagagggagaagaaCTTCACCTTGGCCTTTAGAACTGCAGA GTCTCTAGCGGACTGTTGCCCTCTGCTGGAGGTCGAAGACATGCTCATGATGGGGAACAACCCAGACCCCATGTGTGTGTTCACCTACGTCCAATCCCTTTGCCACAGTCTCACCAAGATCGAGAAGGAAAGGAAGGACAAAGAAAAGGAGAAAGCAAATGAGGAAAACAAGCAAAAGGAGGATGCTGCAGAGGAAATCTCAACGGAGAAAGATGATGGGGAGCTAGGGGGCGAGACAGTGGACGTggagaataaaaacaatgaggaaggagaggagacaCACAACACATGTGAGGCGGGGGAGAATGGGTGTGCGTTAGTTGAAGCAGAATCTTAG
- the LOC128767356 gene encoding zinc finger protein 768-like — protein sequence MPTDSLNLESQLLSIMDVLVKAAVLEISQLFSENSTSLRLHLSQSLRENETLRMRLKVMRSELFTLRLQTRINRPTGRFTPIRANTPKTRIKPNVVRTPAVVQKPVPDSAPSYLQPDSKTASPVKEESADVILINDEDDVGRCAPIEDENDFQGSQNNAVICTNAEAVGSSSDLLDNTEELRIVSVHGGGEGPSQEDSNLFFTASDLRGLSSLSSEKAITHDSFLNFTASDSAPGSGMPRNSQRNHSPQINVMKALTGIEGKGGHPSHISQLSPMGLQSPAKSLDCGFCGERFLNREDFIAHRATHTGEQPTTCPMCGKSFVNKNTLTIHMRIHTGEKPYACGQCGKRFTQNGSLKIHLRTHSGEKPYSCTQCPASFNNPSNLRRHRITHNTNTLLGP from the exons ATGCCGACGGACAGTCTGAACCTGGAGTCGCAACTGCTGTCCATCATGGACGTGCTGGTGAAGGCGGCGGTGCTGGAAATCAGTCAGCTCTTCTCGGAGAACTCGACGTCGTTGCGCCTTCACCTGAGCCAGAGCCTGAGGGAGAACGAGACCCTGAGGATGAGACTGAAAGTGATGAGGAGCGAACTCTTCACCCTGCGGCTGCAAACCAGAATCAACCGGCCAACAGGCCGCTTCACTCCAATCAGAGCTAATACACCAAAAACTCGCATCAAACCAAATG TTGTCAGAACACCTGCAGTGGTACAAAAGCCAGTTCCGGATTCTGCCCCAAGCTACCTTCAGCCTGACTCAAAGACAGCCTCTCCTGTTAAGGAAGAA TCTGCAGATGTCATCCTGATCAacgatgaagatgatgttgGAAGGTGTGCTCCTATTGAGG ATGAAAACGATTTCCAAGGTTCTCAGAACAATGCTGTTATTTGCACAAACGCCGAGGCTGTTGGTAGTTCTTCTGACCTGCTCGATAATACTGAAGAGCTGAGAATAGTGAGCGTCCATGGAGGAGGCGAAGGGCCTTCACAGGAAGACAGCAATTTGTTCTTCACAGCGTCTGACTTGCGGGGTCTCAGCTCACTGTCTTCTGAAAAGGCAATCACCCATGATAGCTTTCTGAATTTCACGGCCAGTGATTCAGCTCCAGGAAGTGGAATGCCCAGAAACAGTCAGAGAAATCACTCCCCTCAAATAAATGTGATGAAAGCACTCACAGGAATTGAAGGTAAAGGAGGTCATCCAAGTCACATCAGTCAGCTGAGTCCCATGGGTCTCCAGTCTCCTGCCAAGTCACTCGACTGTGGCTTCTGCGGGGAACGTTTTCTAAACCGTGAAGACTTCATTGCACACCGAGCTACTCATACAGGCGAGCAGCCAACGACTTGCCCCATGTGCGGCAAGTCATTCGTGAACAAGAACACTCTGACCATCCACATGCGCATCCACACTGGGGAGAAGCCGTATGCTTGCGGGCAGTGTGGCAAACGCTTCACCCAGAACGGCAGCCTTAAGATCCACCTGAGGACTCACTCGGGGGAGAAACCGTACTCCTGCACCCAGTGTCCCGCCAGCTTCAATAACCCCAGCAACCTGCGAAGACACAGGATCACGCATAACACCAACACTTTGCTCGGACCATGA